The genome window CCAATTTTGGCTAAAGGAGGGAACTGCAAGAAAGCTAATCATGCCAGCTAAGAGAATTGGCTGAATCCAAAAAGCTAATGGTCTCAGTAATGCTCCCTGACCTCTACAAATACTTCCAAGTCATCTTGTCTTGCTGCTGTAAGCAGCAAACTCTGGACCACCTTAGTCAGTGACTTTGTCTCTCCCTGTTCTCAGCTGACCAAGAGCTGGGTTTATCACTCTGCTGCCCTTTTCCCAGCAATCCATGGGCATCaccttcagcctcttcccattgGCTGCTCCTAGTGTGTCTTTCTTTTTACGGGCTCACTGGTTCCACTGCTGCCTACAAAACATTGTGTGGGCTTAAAATATCTCTTGGAACAAGGAAGCTGTTTGGATTgcacaaaaaattatttttataccaATATAGACATGAACTCAATGTTTGCAGAACAGTGctctgtcttctttttttaacctgTGCATGTAAGGCAAGTGTGTACTGTTATAAAGATAACAGTGCCTTAATAAATCCAGAAAGTTGACCTGATGTGGTGTTTACCTTGAATGATCAGAAACAACATGACACAATATCACTTTTGGTAACATGGTTTGTAATATTGATCCCTTCCCTCCAATTTTGTAGCATTGTTATGGAGCCtggaatttctttttccaaaatagCCATTGATCCAACttacttcctttttctctttcaagAGAATGATTTCTCTTTGTAGTTTTCTGGTGGTGCTCTCTGTGCCCTTTTTGTAAATTCAGCCTTTGCAGGACTTTTTAATGATACATACCACAGGGTGGTGCTCCAGCAGAAGAACAAAAAAGTTAGGGGAAACATTACCTGCCTCTGAGCATCCACAGAATGCAGTTCTGCAACTGTgcagaatctttctttctttctttctttctttctttctttctttctttctttctttctttctttctttcaaaacagaattggtttaaaatattcaaattcttaaagaggaaaaaatggattGTTGGATCTCAGAAAGAACTACCAATCTGTGACAATTTGTTGTTAGTATTTGGGTTCTTTAAAATATCACATGAagtacatcataagaacataagaacatcaaatTAGAATTCCCACTTTGTATCCAACATATTAAACCCTGCATCCTTTCAAATGCCCAAAAGACAGCAATGTCAAAAACAGACACCCATAATTTGTTTCTAATGGTAGTTTGAACACAAAATACTATCacagacatatttatttattaattcgttTAATTGATATCACGCCTCAAACAAGcatctcaaggcggcttacaaaggtaaaaaaagacataaaaaccacagtaaaaacatcacaaataaaatataacaattaaaacagcaataaaaatcacagtaaaataaccccaaccccctctcccaccctcaccctcaccctttTGTTCAAAGTCAGTATATTAGTAATTattttattatgctgttgatatgaCAAGAAAATTACCCTTCAGTGACTTGGGATGCTCCTTGCTGGGTGGGAAACTGCAGCAACTCATGCAagtcctcctcttctctctcacCTGTCTTTGGCACCTTTCTATTTTAGGTGAGCAGTGAAGGGAATGCTGGACAGGCCTTGGGAATGGAGGCTTTATCCACATTCCAGCTGGCTCTCACCATCTTTGCTGTGGAAGACCATCGGCGGCGTGAGTTGGGGGAGCCTGGCATCTTGGCAATTGGATTCTCTGTGTAGGCAAAGCAGGAGCCTCCTAAAAGCCAAGCTTGGTAAGGAGATCCCTAGCAAATGAACAGAAGTTACACTCCTTTAAGGAGTGCTTCTCTGGGAATACTCTAAGTCAATTGAAAAGAGAATTCTAAACCTTTATAATAATTCTGTTTCTTATCAGCCTCTATTTTTTTACTAAGCGATAATGATGATTCCAGATTCCAGAATGAAATTCCAGGTGGGTAGAATTGATGTCTTGAGCtatgtactttatttatttttttattttttttaaaaaaaattatttgatatatgccccatccccagagggctctgggcggtgtacaacacaaaacggtatacataaaatcattaaaacataatgatcataaatgtcatttaaaaacagcgaatatttcctaacctaggcatcccacgaaAGCCAGTGCTTTACATTTTCAGTAGATATGCAGAGATATATGACAATTTCTTTGAAGGGGCTCTGGCTTTGCAGGGCAGCATTTCAACCAGTCCATGATAATTTGCtgattttggggtggtggtggttatttttTTCCCTATTGTATTTTGTTGTCATTGCTGTAAGCCACATTGGATTCTTTCAAGGGGATAGTTGGATAGcaatatttaaattaataaaataaatataacaatcttCTgagcatatacatatataaatgacACTGTCTTGATAACATTGAGGGTATATCAAACTTTGTGTGCTAAACAGAGCAATATCCTAGTTCACACAGCAGCAGAAaataatattcatttttaaaataaattcttccTTGCAAAGCACGGAGTTGCACATTAGTATGATGTTTAATACTGTTATACAAAAGACTGGTGAATGAAAAATACATCAAAATTCACACACATTTGTTAAAATATATGCATATCTGAATAATGTATTCAAGTCACATAACGTGTTTATGCTTACAAAACCTATATCTAACACACTGAATGCTAATTGAGTCTTCGGCAGGCTAAATTCTGATAGTAGGGAAGAATATGCTGGTTGTAACTATAAACGGCAAGTAACTCATGAAATAATTCATTGAAGAATGGAAATGGAATATCGTCACTGACTAAGTCAATGTGATATCTCTCCAGGGCATGTTCTCTGGGGGCAGCATGAATCCAGCCCGATCACTAGGACCAGCTGTAGTCACAGGGATCTGGGAACATCACTGGGTGAGTGGACGTTGGAACCCCGGCTGAGAGACAAATGGCACCATGTCCTTCTGGGCCCCTGTGCTCAGTTTGGCCTTCTCTCCCTATATGCATTGATTTAGAAGCCAGGATCAAGCCTGCTTGGAAGCTGCAGGCACTGTGAAAGTGGGATGTTGAGTGTACCATGAATGGACCCTCCAGTGTagatttccagcctccaggtgcagCCTAGAGAACTTCTTGAATTATGTCTGATCTCCGGATTATATGGGTCAGTTCctctgagaaaatggatgctttggagggtagactctctggcattatatcctgaGATTACAACCCTCTCCAAACCCACTctgcccaggctccacctcaaatatccaggaatttctttcAAAATCACAGCTGGGAGTGCCTATTTCCATTGAAGGCCCAGTCTGAAATGGCCTCACTGAACTTCTGTTTGTGTCATCAGGGCAAAAATGGAGATACTAATTTGGGTACTCACAAGTTTGTTACTTCTTTATTTGTGTACATTacttataatccacctttctcacagactcaaagcagattacgcagagtgagtcaatacaatcaacaaaatgggatgaTCAGTAAACAGAGCAATAGGATGGTAGAActaaccagaaatctaaaaacagaactaaagtaaaacctaagtattcacctgacacattaaatgatgcaaaaagtacatagttggaTCCTATTTACTGCTAGCTATACATGGTAGTATAAACCACACCTCTTTATAATTTGTCCAAGTAATTTTGTGTATCATTGCGAGCAGTGGAATCctattgcctgtgtagaaaagccttcttgaatttttgcatagtttgcagaagccCAGGAGAGTGGGAGACTTCCTAACAGCAAGCTGCTCCATAAGATGAGGGCCACAAACAGAGAAGCACATTTATAGGCAGTTAATAGATTTTGCCCATCTGCAGGTTGGTGCCTGTACAGCTCAGATGCACAGCTGTTGTAGTGAAATACAGAGGGAGATATTGTCTTGAAGCTATaaagctattgggggggggggctttgtatgtgatagccagcaCCTTAAATTGAACCTGGTTACTGATGGcagccagaggcttatctagggaaagcGTTGTGTTGCCGATCCTTTTTCTGCAGCCCTCTTCTGAGGCAGAAAAGAAACTCCACTCTTTGGATATCACAGTAGAGGAATTGAgatatgtagtctggagatcaattgcaactCCAGTAGATCGTCAaactccacctggaagttggcaagcctgtGTGTGTAGGGTCCCTACCCTATCAATGCCATCTTGTGGAAACCAAACCTGTGTATGGTTGACagatctggtttgggaaatacctggagattttgggaatgaaacctgggggaggggagggacctcagcagggtataatgccataaagtgcactttccaaagtagccattttcttcaggggaaatattctctgttgtctggagaccagttgtaataggaggagatctccagccactacctagaGGTTGTCAACTAACCCTCCAGATACATTGACTGGGCCTCAGTCTACATATTGTGTCCTAGCTCATCCAGTTGCCATATTGATTCAGTTTCTCCTGAACTGAATCTATCCCCTGCTTTCCTTCTGCCTCACACCCCTCCTGAGCCATGCTGTATTGTATTGATTCAGAATCCATTTGATGCAGTCTCActcatttcctcttttcttttgtttagGTGTATTGGCTTGGTCCCATGCTGGGTGCAGTCCTTGCTGGAATGTCCTATGAATTCTTCTTTGCTAGCAGCGCTTCACGGGAAAAGCTAGTTGCCTGCCTGACCTGCCATGACATTGAGATTGTGGAGGCAGCCAGCGTGTCTCGTTCTTCTCTCTCAGTTTCTGCTCACCCCAAACCACCTTGCAAGGGGGAATGCGGCACTGAATAGCAGATCGCATCATCCCATCTTCTTAACCTCGCTCTGTCCATAGTTCCTTGCCCCTCACCCAGTTGTTTTCTTCCTGGTATATGGCCAGCTGGGCCATGATATTGTGATGGAACTAGAATCAGACTTCCTAAAGTCCACACAGCCCAATAATTATGGCGCTGAATGCTTTCAGGAGTCGTGCCTTTTGTCCCTGGGTTGGAAAACTAAGTGGGAGGGGGAATGCTGCCAGCCTAAAGTTAGGAGAggttggaagccaggagacatggTTTCTCTCTGTCCATAGGTAGGATCCATTGAACTAAAGGAACTGAGAACAAGGTTTCCTGGTTTCTACTGTAAGCTCAAGGATAGGATTTGCAAGTAGCATGATAGAATGGGGCATTGGGCCTCTTGGGTTCCAGTCTGATTTACTGCATGGCCCTTAGCAAGCTCCTTCCCCAAGCCTGTGTGTGTCTCATTTGTCCCCTTAGCGAAACACTAAATGGAGAACCTCTCCAAAAGACAAGCTGGGTCCTTTGTTCCGCTTGCCACACGGGTGGAATTCAACAACAGGCTTGGCCAGCCCCCTCTAAAACCTGATGCACAATGCAGTAGGGAGAGTGCAATTGAGCAAGTGACGTGGGTGTTGATTCTCCTCCCCGTGCCTCGAACAACCTGGGCCTGGTGAAGTGCTGAACCCAGCAAGTCCCATTGTTCCTAAGCATACTTTCAGGTCTTTTGGTGCAGTTTTTCCTCCTCTAGGATCTGCCCAAATCAACAGACTAAATGCCCTGTTAAATCCCCTAGAGCCAGAGAGAATTAAAGCTGGTTTAACCAGCTCTGACTAAACCTCCACTCCAAAATGCTGTGGTGACAAATATTCATGGAGGCCTCCTTCTAAGTAGGGAGGGGCCTGTTTTCCCCCCTCACCCCTTCTGTTGTGTTGTTAACCCCTCAGACTCCAGCTCCAGGCACAAGGGGATGGTGTCCTAATTGTCTTCCTTCCCTAACCCAAACCTGTATTCTTCTGCATGGCTCCTATTTACAGTGTGTTCCCAATTTAAAATTCCCCTCGACATTGCTCAGGATTGAAGGCAAGCACAGAGAGTAAAAAATCATTTGTTTTGTATACAAAGGGATGTTAATGGTATTCAATGTGCGGAGTTAAAATACAAAGGATGGGGATAAAGAAGTCAAGAGATTATATTTCTACTAATTTATTTTAGTTTGCTTTCAGAATACACCAGTTCACATATTGTATTCGCAGTTTTCTGTACCAAAACCGAAAAGGAGACTCATGGTCCCTGTAAAACTAACATATTGTGATAGACAATTTTTAAGGTTTCAGgagatccctttttaaaattctttctcaATCTTGAATTATTtagagttttaaaaatatggagtAGTGGAGTGGCAGAAAGAGAGTCAGGTAAGTGGTGAGCAGTTGTGGGAGTTTGGTTGAGTTTGGAAAGTTAATTACATTGACTATTTATACATGCACGCCTTACCCCGTGGCTGTTTGCCtctcagtggggttttcccacatttttttgtttgcacagggatttgCCTCCTGCAAAATGTTTGTAGATGATTCGATTTTGCTTACCTGGCACTGCccaaaatctccacatattttctaacccagaactggcaactcttaGGGCTGCCCGGCCTCCCGCTATTGTGGGAGATCTTCCACTGGGAGTTATTTTTACCTGCTGGGTGGAAGGTGAAGTAAGAAATATCAGCAGCATTGTTTCATCACTTCCAAAGAAAGCatatggtagctctaggaatgattggaaactctatggttttactgtaGAGCTTCCAATGATTCTTAAAGCTACGTGGAAGTGATATAGAGATATTGCCAATGTCACATGCCCAGGGGTGGGAGTGTCAGGGGAATCACAGCTACTTTACAAGTGCTCTGCACCCCAAGCTTGGGTAAAGGCTTGCTCCTCTGCCATGCCCTCctagaacacccccgccatgccctctcTATTAACTCAGTGTAGCCCAGGGCCTTGTGCCCCCCCAGtcctgtgggtgctacgccactgcacatacCTCCATGTCAGAGAATATGAAATCCAGATTTCCAAGTTCtagctgctatttttttaaaagatgtcaagATCACAGGTCATTCCATACAAATGGATTCCAAGGACACAAATAATGCTAGGCTGgataacaaatttatttatttatttctctatttctctatctatctatttctctatttctctatttctttctctctctctctctctctctctatctatctatccttcgCCGTttcccgaggggctcagggcagtaacaacagcataaaatcacGATAAAACCACATACatgtattaaaacaattaaatatttACTAAAAACTTAGCAAGTGATGGTGACAACTAAGCCTGAacatatcccccacccccacgggaggcaaaaaaaaagatgttaacccagctggccatgggaaaagcccggcggaatagctccattttaTAGGGCCTACAGAAACTACTCAAGTCCCATAGGGCTCTGATCTTatttgggagcatattccaccagatTGGGCCAGgacgaaaaggccctggctcttgtCGAGGCCAGTCAAATAGTTTTCGGGATAGCTTTTGGGCAATTTTATGGACACTTTCCTGAATAACATAGTATTTACTTCTGAATAGATCTGCTTAGGCTTGCCCCTTCCATCAGAGATGATACAAAGCATTTTTGCTTGTTAGGGTTGCTAACCTTCAGGTGTTAGCTGGAGGTCTcacacagctgatctccagataataGAGATTAggtctcctggaaaaaatggctgctttggatggtggactctgtggaaGTATATTCAATTGAAGTCCCTTCCTCTCCATAAACACTGCCGtcctcaggttccactcccaaaatctccaggtgcttTTTAAATTCTATGTCCAAGACATAAAATACGAATGGCTTTTTTTCTATTATAGGAACATTTTCACAGTGGCACATATCAGCAACATCTTTCACTAGGCTTTAAAGCCTATCACatgctttttccccccagttGCTCAGCCTTGGGGCCAAACTATACATGATTTTGGGGATCTGTGACAGAATCGCTGACATGTATTTTAGGCACCAAAAACAGCCATAGGAGGCAATATGAATTGGGATCATTGTATGGGGGGACAGGGACTTTAACCCTACCCTATTTCTGTGCCACTCCCCCCCAACAAAATTGCTCTCCATGGGATGTTTTAGGGAAAAAAACTGGTACCTACATTGTTTccatctttcctttctccttccagGTGTTTAGAGCAGAGGTAGTTCGttgaattccttggtggtttcccatttcaGCTCTAGCCAGGCCTAACTTTTCTGAActtctgagattgggctatcctgggtcATCCAGTCCATCCTAGCAAGAGCATTTTGACTACTGTGGAAACAGCGACTTGGGCATGCTGCTTAGTACAGCACTGCCTGATCCATATCCGAACCTCCCATGACTCGCTTTTCTTCACCAAAAGATTATGCTCTGGTAGATCTTATCATAATTCCCCAGTGTAGTTTGGCCCTTCAGCTCATCGATATGAAAGGGCTGACTCACAACTGTTTTCTACATGCTGAAATCCACAAAGCCTGGCTTTTTCCTAAGGGATTCATACATGTGGAACCAGCCTTGTCAATGATCCTGATCTCAAAACACCAACAGCATTGACCCATTTTTGGAAGATTACTCAGGATGTGGAAAATCAGACCAGATATTAAATTTCAACAACATGTACAAATTCACAGGAGGAAAACGTTCCAGTTACAACCATAAGGAATCATTAGTTGTTGAATGAGTTTAGCATTATTCAGGCACATCTCTTTACCTGTATCACTTTCAATTTGTTATTTATGTGTTTTGTTATATAGaaaattgtgtgtgttaagttcAGTCAAGTCACCAATTCCAATAAAGATGATATTTTGAGAACACATAAAAaggtaaaaggtttttttttggttaagcAACACACAGTACAATGTGGGGAAGCACTCAGAAAGTCAACAGTTGCCATGTTGACAACATATCTTGGAGATATGTTGCTGTAGTAGAGCTTTGTTGCAACAGTGTGGGCTCCCACTGGAGTGTATCCGGCACAACTCTTCACTGATGGGAAAGGAGGTGGGCCCAAGAGCATGGCGGGAGTTGGTCAGCTACCTAAGCAGCCCCAGTCTGTGGGGAAAAGCCCCAGAACTGGCTTAAAGTCATACTATCAAACACTGCTGATCGCACCAATATGCACTCTTGCAACAGAAGAGGCAAAACACCCCCTGTGGTCCCATCAACAAGCTCTGGTGAAATGCAGGATACCAACTATGGCCATAGTGACTCACCCCCCTCCACAGTGGCGGCCAAACCCCCTACCCTGAAACCAATCACAGCCCCCAGCACTACATAAACCTTAGCCAAGGTTCCCTATAGCTCACTAACAAGATGTGCAGCATGGGCCTCAGACTCTAAAGTCTCTGATTTGTGTACTTCGAGTGTGTAATATTTCGCTCTGGTGCCAAgcaatgcaagggggggggggggttagcagaTATACATCCAAGAGGGCCAGCAAACCTTGCCAAGTAACTAACATATTTCAGAACCCTTACAGGGACCCCATCTCCAGAGATGCACAAGCAAACAGCAACCACACACTGACAGGTGAGCAGGAGGGGATTTAGCTGGCTTACCTGGAGATTCTGCCTTCACCTCCCTCTTCCTATGAACATATGCCATCTTGAACATGTGCCATCTTGATAATGTAGGCCCCTACAACCGTTTGGAGGTTGTATGAGGACAACCAGCAggaaatggagagaggaaggtaCTTATTAGGAGTCATGATCATTTCCcctgtgtgatgatgtcatttccagaaagacctggaagtgacatcatcattcaATGATAGTCTGTGGAAACCTTAGAGGTGTGACGCAAATTCTAGAGAAGGGATGTCAAACTCATATCTTACAAGAGCTGGATATGATGTAAATTTTACTTGGTGGAGCTGGGCCCTTGACAGGGGGTGTCTGCCTTGGCCGGTGAGCCCCCAGTAGGCTCACTAGCCTAGATCAGCAGTGAAGAGGGGAGGATCGCCTCAGCGGGTTGGCTACCTCAGCTTGTGAACCCACAGTGGGCTCGCCAGCCCAGAGTGGCACTGAGTTGGGGTGGGAGGAGTCGCCAGGTCAGATTGGGAGCAGAGGTGGTCAGCACTGGGGGAGAGTGTCTGTGCAGCTGGCAAATCCACAGCAGGCtggccaggccagattgggaggaGGGGGTGAGTGGGTGCCTGGATTGGCAAAGTCACAGTGGCCTTCCCAGGCTTGATTgggaatgagtgagtgagtgcagGCTCGCCAGGCCAGATCAGTAGCATGGGGTACCTGGACCGTTTTGTTATGCCTAGGTTGTATCTGAAAGCAATGTAGTGATGTCAGCTATAGCGAGAGACCTTGCAAGTCTACTGGCGGCTGCCCCACTGAGCATAGTAGTACTGCTGGCCAAGCAACCCTGGCACCTATTCATTTGCAGAATCAGTTGCCTTAGCAGCAGCAGCGTCAGCAGAAGTAGATTCAGTTGACGTGTATGTCTCAACAGCAGATGGGTAAGTGTTATTTTGATGGCAATGTGGCATGTGTCCCGTGAGATGGGGTAGTGGTGGTGAAATCCTAACAAGAGGGAGCCCTTCTccatgaggggtggggaaggtaaCACAGATCCTACTGGGACCAATTGGCATGGTTGTAGTGGGGATGGCCACTGTGCTGTTTATTATCATTGCATACATATTTGTTTGGCATCACATACCCTGCTGGTGCTATGTACAAATTTGCCATGTGCAAAGCTCTTGGTCTCACACTCCTCCACCGCACTGCTAGCGGCTAAGAAGCCATGCAGTTTGGCAGTGGGGGCTTGCAGGGGGCACGAAGGTGTGGCACAGAGAGATCAAAGAGGGATGTCTCAATCAATGTAATGAATATCAGCCTGGCCATCCTGTTCCTCTTTGAGTATATGGGAGCAAAATGTCAACTTTGACCTTTTTGCCTGCCTCTGGCCTCTTTCCATATGGTGATGAAAGCTAGGCGTGCTCTCCTAATGCCTTTCAGCTAAGTGATGCCTTTCTTTGTAATGTTCTATGCTTGGTTCCATATGACTGTTGCTGGTGGCATTGGAGCCCCAGTGGTGTGCCTCCTTTGCATCTATCTTCTTGGCCCAGTGGATGAGATGCTAATCAGAAGGATGTCCTTGCATGCCATTGCCTGATTGGTAGGTGTTGCTGGAGTTGCTATGGTCTGTGGTATGCTTGCTATGTGGCCTGCACCTTACAGAGGAGACTGTATTGTTTTCCCCCTTCTTAGTGTTATTATGTTGTCATCTGGCTGCCACAGCAGCCTTCAGGACAGCCAAATGCTTAGGAAATCACCTGAAATAACTTGCATAATGACACTCTCCACAAGATAAAGTCATCTCCTTATAGACTAAG of Sphaerodactylus townsendi isolate TG3544 linkage group LG03, MPM_Stown_v2.3, whole genome shotgun sequence contains these proteins:
- the LOC125427874 gene encoding LOW QUALITY PROTEIN: aquaporin-4-like (The sequence of the model RefSeq protein was modified relative to this genomic sequence to represent the inferred CDS: substituted 1 base at 1 genomic stop codon), producing the protein FPPLXELQSRQFWCCLLAETAGTFIFVSVVLGASSPAGPKQVLPSPLQPALAAGLVAISLAHCFGEISGAQVNPALTVAFLCTRKLDALHAASYILVQCLGAILASGIFFLMLPASAIGQLVTKVSSEGNAGQALGMEALSTFQLALTIFAVEDHRRRELGEPGILAIGFSGMFSGGSMNPARSLGPAVVTGIWEHHWVYWLGPMLGAVLAGMSYEFFFASSASREKLVACLTCHDIEIVEAASVSRSSLSVSAHPKPPCKGECGTE